Sequence from the Vibrio alfacsensis genome:
GCGCGAAGTCTACAAGATCAAGACCCCGCGATTCGTGAAGCGGCCATCCTTGGTGCAGAACCTTACACGATTGAGCATCGTTGGCGTATGATTGAGCCACTTCTGAGTGATTCAGAGGCGATCGTTCGTATTACCGCAGCCACCAACTTAGTACGTGATTTCTCTAATATCAGCAGCGAGCAACAACAAACGCTTGAAGCCCCGGTTGCTGAACTGATCAGCTATCTAGACAACAAGAAGGATAACGGCTCTAAACTTCTATTGGCAGATGTGTATCGTTGGCATCATGAATGGGACAAAGCGGATAAAATCTATCAAACGTTGGTGACCCATCAACCTGAAAATCCACAAATCTGGTTAAGCTTGGCAGACAACTACCGCGCGCAGCAACGTGATGCAGATGCAGTGAATACATTGGATTCTGCACTTCAACTTCATCCTGATAATGCGTCTCTGTATTACTCGAAAGCGCTGACGTTGGTGCGTTTAGATGATAAAAAGAATGCCGCAACAGAAATTGAAAAAGCAGCCAACATAGCGAAAGATAACAGCTATTACTGGTACCTTAATGGTGTACTGCAAGAAGACCACAACTTAGACAAGTCGGTGAAGTCTTTTGAGCAAGCGTATCTAATCTCTGGTGCGCCGGAACAGCTTTATGCGGTTTGCGACATTTATGTTCGTTACGACAATCCGAAAACAGATGAGTGCTTGGGCGAACTAGAGAAAGTCGCCCCAAGTTACGTAATTGAACAATTGAAAGAGAAAAAAGGGCAGAAGAACGCCAAAGTAAATCGCTAATCTTATTCTGAATCTTTTGCTTTAACGTAACACACCGAAAATGGAATATTGAGGCGATTGAACTCCTTGATCCAACGCCATTGGTTATCTTGGAGTTTATCGCCTGGGCCTTTCACTTCTATCCATTCAAACTTCCCATCTTTAAATGCAATCAAATCCGGCATGCCGTTCCGGTAGAGTTTTAGGTCATTTAACTGCACATTAAACAGTTCAACCAACAGTTTATTAGGGATGTGTTTAAGTGCTAGGGTTAATAACTCTTCGTTTACGTATGTCCAACTGACGAAAGGATTACTGATCCCAACTTTATCTCTGTATGTATCAAGCAGTGCTTGCGTATCTCCTTGTCGAATCTGCTCTAGCGCATTGCCGATAAGCTGCTTTCTTTTATCGGCAAAATCGGCGTGATACAAATC
This genomic interval carries:
- a CDS encoding HEAT repeat domain-containing protein, coding for MTFSKTLLAIALSVTASQSVIAQDETLLAPDQVSSASVTSAQEANTAQMTPQQLVEKWSYQAQDVKQPVEKRIEALHELANYPSQNALVAVARSLQDQDPAIREAAILGAEPYTIEHRWRMIEPLLSDSEAIVRITAATNLVRDFSNISSEQQQTLEAPVAELISYLDNKKDNGSKLLLADVYRWHHEWDKADKIYQTLVTHQPENPQIWLSLADNYRAQQRDADAVNTLDSALQLHPDNASLYYSKALTLVRLDDKKNAATEIEKAANIAKDNSYYWYLNGVLQEDHNLDKSVKSFEQAYLISGAPEQLYAVCDIYVRYDNPKTDECLGELEKVAPSYVIEQLKEKKGQKNAKVNR